One region of Lampris incognitus isolate fLamInc1 chromosome 12, fLamInc1.hap2, whole genome shotgun sequence genomic DNA includes:
- the LOC130121824 gene encoding protein phosphatase PTC7 homolog: MLSVLSYGRLVARAVLGGLSQTDGRDYSLVTASYGFGKDFRKGILKKGMCYGDDACFIARHKTADVLGVADGVGGWRDYGVDPSQFSATLMRTCERLVKEGRFIPSNPVGILTSGYYELLQNKVPLLGSSTACIVVLDRRSHRIHTCNLGDSGFLVVRGGEVIHRSDEQQHYFNTPFQLSIAPPGAEGVVLSDSPEAADSSSFDVQLGDIILTATDGLFDNMPDYMILQELKKLKTTNYDSILQTAQSIANQAHDLAYDPNYMSPFAQFACDNGLNVRGGKPDDITVLLSIVAEYTD, encoded by the exons ATGTTATCCGTACTCTCTTATGGCAGACTGGTTGCGAGGGCTGTCCTAGGTGGACTCTCTCAAACCGATGGTCGGGACTATAGCCTGGTCACGGCTAGTTATGGATTTGGGAAAGACTTTCGTAAGGGGATTTTGAAGAAAGGGATGTGCTACGGGGATGACGCCTGTTTTATTGCTCGACACAAGACTGCTGATGTTTTAG GGGTTGCAGATGGTGTAGGTGGTTGGCGTGACTATGGTGTTGACCCCTCTCAGTTCTCTGCCACACTTATGCGGACCTGTGAGCGGTTAGTGAAGGAGGGCCGCTTCATACCCAGCAACCCAGTGGGCATCCTAACCTCTGGATACTATGAGCTCCTACAGAACAAAGTCCCACTTCTCG GGAGCAGTACAGCTTGTATTGTCGTTCTGGATCGACGAAGTCACCGGATTCACACATGTAACCTCGGTGACTCTGGCTTCCTGGTTGTGCGAGGAGGAGAAGTGATACACCGGTCAGACGAGCAGCAGCACTATTTCAACACCCCCTTCCAGTTGTCCATCGCTCCTCCAGGGGCTGAAGGGGTGGTGCTTAGTGACAG CCCGGAAGCAGCTGACAGCTCCTCGTTTGATGTACAACTTGGTGACATCATCCTGACTGCGAcggatggcctctttgacaaCATGCCAGACTACATGATTCTGCAAGAGCTCAAAAAACTCAAG ACAACCAACTATGACAGCATCCTGCAGACTGCACAGAGCATTGCAAATCAAGCTCATGACCTAGCTTATGACCCCAACTATATGTCCCCTTTTGCACAGTTTGCCTGTGACAATGGCCTGAATGTAAGAG gagggaagccagatgataTCACGGTGCTGCTGTCCATTGTGGCTGAATATACAGACTAA